The genomic window GGAACGGCTGACGCGCCCCGCACGCGGGACGCTAGCGTCGAGGGATGCACGCCACCTCCGCCCGGCTGGGCCTGGGCCTCGCCGCCGTCGGTCGCCCCGCCTACATCACGACCGCGCGGGACAGCGACCTGGGCGACCCCGCGGAGCGCTCGGTCGAAGCCCTGCGCGAGCGCGCGCACGAGCTGCTCGACGAGGCCTGGGCACTCGGCATCCGGTACGTCGATGCCGCCCGCTCCTACGGCCGGGCCGAGGAGTTCCTCGGGTCGTGGCTCGACGCACACCCCGAGCGCCGCGCCGAGTTGACGATCGGGTCGAAGTGGGGCTACGAGTACGTCGGCGGATGGAGGATGGATGCCGCCGTGCACGAGCGCAAAGAGCACTCGGCGGCCATGTTCGACAGGCAGTGGCCCGAGACGCTCGCGGCGCTCGGCTCCGCTCCGGATTACTACCTGGTCCACTCCGTGACCCCGGAGAGCTCCGCCCTCGGCGACGAGGAGGTGCTGGGCAGACTCCGCCGTCTGCGCTCGGACGGGGTGCGCGTCGGACTGTCCACGAGTGGACCGCACCAGGCGGCCGTCATCCGCGCCGCCCTCGCCCTTTCGGATTCGCCGTTCTCGGTCGTGCAGTCCACCTGGAATCTGCTCGAGCCCTCCGTGGCTCCGGCGGTGCAGACCGCCCACGACGCCGGCTGGACGGTCGTGGTCAAAGAGGTCTTCGCCAACGGCGAGCTCGCCCACGCCGAACCCGGGAGTCGCCTCGAGGCGTCGGCATCCGGCCTGCCCGTGGACGTCTTCTCGCTCGGCGCCGCGCTGGCGCAGCCGTGGGCCGACGTCGTGCTCAGCGGCGCCACGACGACCACGCACCTGCGACGCGGCGCGAGCGCGCGCCCGACCGCCGCCCCGGCGGACCTCACCACGGACCCCGTCGACTACTGGCGTCGGCGCTCGGAACGTCCCTGGCGCTGAGCCGGGCTCAGGGGACGCAGTTCAGCGTGGCGACCGTGCCCGAGACGTTCGCCCACGACGTGGCGATCGCGGTGGCGAGGACCGATCCCGACGAGGACCGGGCCTGCACGTACCCGGCGGATCGCGCGTTGGCGATCGAGCGCACGGTGATGCCGGGCGAGTAGGTGCCGCAGTACGAGAACGAGACCCGCGTCCCCGAGAGGCTCGATCCGCTGAAGGCGCAGACGTTGCCGTCGGCGCAGCTTCCGACCGCCCGCTCGTGCTCGGATGGGGCGTCCATGGTCATGCCGAGCTCGGGCCACTCCGCGTGATGCGAGTCGATGACCACCCCGCCGGGGATCTCGGCGAGAGCCGCGGCGATGTCGGGGTGCAGATCGTCGGTCGTGGTCATTCGGAGTCCGCCTTTCTGTCGGAGACGTCCCAGAGGGTGTAGTCGGTGATCGAACCGGCCGGGAGTTTGAGGTTCGGATTGTCGGCGAGCAGTTCGGACTCGAAGCCGACGATGCGCCCGGTGTCGGCCGAGAGCAGCAGCGTCGCCTCGGAGGTGGTCAGCCCGGACGGCACCGCGGCGAGACCGACCACCGGACGACCCAGCCGATCGAACGCCGACCCGACGACCCGCAGACCCGGAGCCTGCGCGACCACCTCGAGCAGGGCCGCCTGCTGCGGACCGGTGAGCGTCCACTCGCCCAGAAGCGCCCGGGCGCCGAGCATCGCGTCGCCCGCCGTCAGCTGGTCTCCGGCGCCGGTCGACGTGAGCACGAGTGCCCGCATCGCCTCGACGGTGGGCTCGGGGGCGGTGGGGGAGAGCGGCGAGAACTGGTTCTGAACGAATCGGAGGTCGCCGACCACGGTCCCCGGCGTCGGCTCGCCCGCGGGCACCGTGTCGCCCGCCGCGTTGGTGGCCTCGGCGGCGGTGGTCACGACCGAACCGGAGAGGTTCTCGTTCCACTGCACGTCGATCCACTCGCGGCGGAACACCGTCGCGTCGGCCTCGTCGGGCGAGCCGCTGAAGTACCAGCCGAGCGACAACGATCGCCGCTCGGGGGAGGAGGGGCCGGAGCCGTCCGTCAACCGTTGCTGCGCCTGCGCGATCACCTCCGACGCGTCCTCGGAGATCGAGGTGAACGCGAGCGGTTGGGGAGTGAGAGCGGATGCCGGGGAACTCGGCATCCAGAGGACTCCGGTGACGATCGTTAGGACCAGGACGACGACCGCGGCGGCCGAGCCCCAGACGGCGTAGACGGGTCGGCGGCGCGCTCGTGGAGCCGTTCTCGCGAAATCGCGAGCCCGTCGCTCGGCGGCGAGGGGGATCGGTGCGTCGAGGGGCGTCTGCGCGGGATCGAGTCGGCGCAACGCGCGCGCGAGGTCATCGTCGTTCATCGAGCACCTCCTCGGCGGACAGGGGCCCGTCGGACAGGAGCGGGCGGAGTTTGGCTCGGACGCGATTCAGGCGCGTCCACACGGTCCCCGCGCTCGCCCCGACGACGACACCCACCTCGGCGGCCGAGAGGTCCTCCCAGTAGGTGAGCCAGAGGATCTCGCGCTCCTTCTCGGAGAGTGCGCGGATCGCGTCGACGAGCCGATCGATCATCTCGCCCTCCGACGCGTTCGAGAGGGTGCGCACCTGGTCCTCGATGTGCGTCCACAGTGCCCCCTCTCGGTCTCGTCGTCGGTATTCGTTCGCGATGAGGTTCCGCGCCGTGCGGTACAGCCACGGCAAACCGAACGGCTCTCGCGGATCGCGCTTGCGCCACGCGATCTCGAAGCATTCCATCGTGAGGTCGTCCGCAGCCTCGCGGTCCGACACGCGTCGTTCGATGAATCGCCGAACGGCGTTGTAGTGCTCACGGAAGAGCGCCACGAAATCCGCGTCGTCCGTCACGGCTGTCTTTCCTCGTGCGTGTACCGGGGCTGTGTCGGGGCGGTCGCGGACCTTACAGAAGAAGGCGGAAAAAGAATTTTCGGACCGTGTGTAAGGAAAGGTGCGCGGCGGACACGACATATGCGGGGGTGGGTGCCGACTCCGGCTTCGAGAAGGCACCCATACGCCCGTCGTCCGATGTTCGGGTCTGACGACGACGGGCGAGGGGTTGCGCCGCTTGGGGGCGGCGCAACCCCTCGGATCTTCGTCATGCGATCCAGAATGGCAGAGACGGGCAGTGCCCCGAGACGACGCCGGGGTGCTCAGTCGGGGGCGACCAGCAGATTCGTGATCCGCGCCGTCGCGATGAGGCGGTCCTGGTCGTCGACCACACGGACGTCGTAGGTGGCCAGCCGGCGACCGCGATGAGCGGGCGTGGCTGTGGCGTGGATGCAGCCCCCGGTCGCGCCACGATGGTGCGTGATGTTCAGGTCGACGCCGACGCACACCATGCCGAGCATCGACGCGTGGATCATGGCCGCCCACGAGCCGACGGCCTCGGAGAGCGCGGCCGTCGCGCCACCGTGCAGGCGGCCGAGGGACTGCGTGTTGCCCTCGACGGGCATCCACGCGCAGACCCGATCGGCCGACTGTTCCGTCACGGTGATGCCCAGCCGGTCGTCGAGGGCTCCGGGAACGATGGTCCAGGGCGTCATGGGTTCTCCTTCGGGCTCCCTCTTGTCGGGGGCGT from Microbacterium testaceum includes these protein-coding regions:
- a CDS encoding aldo/keto reductase, which encodes MHATSARLGLGLAAVGRPAYITTARDSDLGDPAERSVEALRERAHELLDEAWALGIRYVDAARSYGRAEEFLGSWLDAHPERRAELTIGSKWGYEYVGGWRMDAAVHERKEHSAAMFDRQWPETLAALGSAPDYYLVHSVTPESSALGDEEVLGRLRRLRSDGVRVGLSTSGPHQAAVIRAALALSDSPFSVVQSTWNLLEPSVAPAVQTAHDAGWTVVVKEVFANGELAHAEPGSRLEASASGLPVDVFSLGAALAQPWADVVLSGATTTTHLRRGASARPTAAPADLTTDPVDYWRRRSERPWR
- a CDS encoding PaaI family thioesterase, with the translated sequence MTPWTIVPGALDDRLGITVTEQSADRVCAWMPVEGNTQSLGRLHGGATAALSEAVGSWAAMIHASMLGMVCVGVDLNITHHRGATGGCIHATATPAHRGRRLATYDVRVVDDQDRLIATARITNLLVAPD
- a CDS encoding RNA polymerase sigma factor, whose protein sequence is MTDDADFVALFREHYNAVRRFIERRVSDREAADDLTMECFEIAWRKRDPREPFGLPWLYRTARNLIANEYRRRDREGALWTHIEDQVRTLSNASEGEMIDRLVDAIRALSEKEREILWLTYWEDLSAAEVGVVVGASAGTVWTRLNRVRAKLRPLLSDGPLSAEEVLDERR